A stretch of DNA from Bicyclus anynana chromosome 23, ilBicAnyn1.1, whole genome shotgun sequence:
tgttagcacacctacagagtgtgaacaaaaattaataagcaattagttgaaacgttatttttttataataagtatctaagtcctacaatcccaattttaaaaacactaccttaactcatatacaaaattttactccccctttatcctcacgtaatatgaatattcagaaaaacatgaaaggtgactgtcctccgttttcatcaccagacctcctatgcagtcacaatccgcattgttggaaagttctcatcaatataaaatttatcaagtccaaacacaaggtagctactgtgaaccgtcgaggagttcccttaactctccttcatcttcgtcactagacccctaatacagtcacaacctatccaggtggaaagttctcagcaatacaaaattatcaagtcaaaacacaaggtagctactgtgaaccgtcgaggagttcccttaactatccttcgtcttcatcaccagacccctaatacagtcacaacccacctaggtggaaagttctcatcaatacaaatttatcaagtccaaacacaaggtagctactgtgaaccgttgaggagttctcttaactgtccttcgtcttcatcatcagacccttaatacagtcacaacccatctaggtggaaagttctcatcaatacaaataaatcaagcccaaacaaaaggtacctgctgtaaatcgttgacgagttccatcgtctgtgttttggctccatcatcagaccaactccagaccttcataaaattgtagtggtttaaaataccttatggaaacactaacaaacgcactagccgtccctacaattttcaaaagatcccctcgatttctccaggatgccatcatcagatcctgacatgaaaaaaatgggaccaccctggaatcaaacccttcaaaacaaaaaaagaattttcaaaatcggtccacaaatgacggaattatcgctggacatacataaaaaaaaaaaaaaaaaaaaaaaaaaaacatacatacagtcgaacgtagaacctcctcctttttggaagtcggttaaaaactactggaccaatttgaaaattctttcactaatagaaagctacattatcagggagtaaaatGGGctatgttctccatgcccacacacAATTATGCAAGTATTAAAGTGCTGCTAGTATGAAATatagaaaatcaaaataacaactACTTTCTTTACTGGGAATTTTCAAGATTGTGAATTAAATAACCTCAAGATGGGTGATGTTACACCCATGTGCCagcagagagcatgttaagctgtCACCCCAGTCATAATCATCTGATAGAGAATATCATTCTAATCATGTCCATCTACATAAGACCTAAGCTCTGACTCTTTCAAATCAAACTATGTAAAGTACTAGCCGACACCACATAGTTTCACCTGCATAATTCTCATTCTTGTAGGAAcatggggatataatatagctcAGACCCAGATAGCGTAGCTTCCGAACAGtgaaaaatttttcaaacaatCAAAATTTTCCTCTTCATAAGATCTTAACTAGACGCTAAAAACACACTATgactctttatatttttttgatctTATGAGTATTTTCAAACAATTTCTACAAAGGTCACAACAACCAGCAgagtttttcataaaaaaaaaataacaaagaaaccAACTTTGATTCCAAGCACCCCCTGTCTGAGGAGCACATGTCGTGTGGCTGTGTTCACATAGTCGTTGCACGGGTCTCCCGAGTGGATCATGAGGCCATCCACAAACTTCATGGACTTGGCTCGCTGACCTCGCAGCTTGCCTGACACTACCACTTCGCAGCCTCTTGCACCAGATTCCATGATGAATCTGAGCACTCCGTAGCATGCACGCCTGACAGCCAAACCTGGAATTGGGACAGGAAATATAgtgtaaataatatgttttgttttatatgcctgactaagaaagaaagaaaatacatttattcactttagtgtcacaaacagtacatccatATTTTACAAACTAGGTGACGGCGCGCTGTTCcagtttccgtaggaatatggggatagtatatagcctatagccttcctcgataaatagactatctaacactgaaagaatttttcaaatcggaccagtagttcctgaggttagcgcgttatCAAACAAACACTCTTTTTCAAAcacgctttataatattagtatagattatatgaCTGCCTGTGACACCTAACAGAATGGGCTTACAGCTCAGCAATTATGCACTGaatcacaaaaaatacattgatttgattttcagctgataccCAGGTGACATCACAGTTggttgtaaaaattatttaaaagcactcaaaaaagaaaaaaaaccttgttaaaaaattaaaacctaattGCTGCAGcaatattatcaatatataaattttattattattttattaattcggctcactactaagctcgagcctcctctcagaatgagaggggttaggccaatagtccaccacgctgacctaatGCAGATTGACTTCACacatacagagaattaagaaaattccctgggatgcaggtttcttcacaatgtttctccttcaccgtttgagacacatgatatttaacttcttataatgcacacaactgaaaagttagaggtgcatttTTCTAGTGTAAGTTAGTAACCTTTAGGAGTTGTAGGAGCAACACACACTTTTCATTGGAGCTCCACATCAATTGGCTgtatagtaattttataaaaccaaCAGCTTTTTGATTAGCatgttcaaataaacaaactctttagcatgttagtatagaatatagattaagaatactttttttaatagaaaatgaCTGTACAATACAGACCAATCTGTAACTGATGTACAGTTAATTGTGTATATTTCTCATGGTATTCATCAAATAATTTCAAAACTTGTTGTTGTCCTAAAGTTGTGAATTGATTATTTCTGGTAttcaaaaacaatattaacaaGCTGTtaaagtaaaagtatttattgatTCATGATATTTTAGTTCTGTTTGTGAAATTAATAGGCACATTTGTAGAGATATCGTCTTAGTACTAACCTCCAATAAGCTTGTATCGGAGAGACTCGGCCTGAGCGATGGCGCACAGTCCCCTGGTGGCGACTTTCTCAGCGTACAGCTCCACAGACTGCTCGGGAATGTTAAACCTCTTTTGTACGACCGAGGTCAACTCGCGAATCCTTCGTCCCTTTTCACCGAGCACGCTCTGTGTCCTAGTCGCCATGATGATAATTTCTGACCGGGTCGGTGTGACGCGGACCTCCACGCCGGAGTACCCATCTTCAGCCAGTTCCCGAGTAAGGAATTCGTTTAATTCCGCCTTGAAAACTCCGTCACCGACGAACTGCAAAACCACGATAGGTTATGTTTTGGTAgcgatattttttacatatttactaCATTTAAACACTTTGTAAATTGAATAGGGACAATCTTGGGTGCTACACATGTTATAAAACATGTAAACATCATGAGTATCATAGAAAACTGTTCGAAAcgaataaataagtaaaacacCACCGTCTCACAAATCCACTATCATCACCAAATACACTTTTGTTATTTAGCAAATGGGGTCAAGTACACATTGGTATGatataaaattacacaaaacAAAGTGTATTTCATAGTTTTAGGCAGATAGTTTGAACatacttttcgctttttagaaaTGTTGGTCACCGCCATGATTGCAAAGGGAGCGGAAAACTCAAAAGACAATTTATTGAAAGATAAACGTCAACGTCAATTGTCAATTTTAGCACCAGTGTTGTCAATCTTGCTTTAGAAAAGTACTATAAACTATATTTCAGTAAAGAAATTGGTAGATTTTAACCAGGCTATGTTAAAatctaatttagtttttatctcCCAATGGCAATTACATACTTAACATTATCTAATGCATTTAGGTACAAGCTTAGTTTAATAATTGAGTCCTAAACTAATCCTAGGCTATGGCTAAAAAACAATGATATAAAGAACATAAACaaccttaattttttaaagttgatttaatgttaaaattatttatcataGGACTTTGCAGTTTGTTATAACACAACTAAAGCGCTTTAAGAATCAATGCCTTGCTTTGCCTTTAATCTTCCTTGAGGACTGATATCTATACTAGAATACCTACATGACAGTCATTTTATTATCAGTCACATTTCACCCGATCGAAGCTGGTTTTCCAtctagtatttaattaaatattgccTACATTTATGGAGACTACGAACAAAATTGGCCGATCTACCAAAAAGTATGGCAGCACTGTCCAATTGTCAGTTTTAGAACTCGGGGACATAGATAATCTTTGACAAAGCTCGGGGATCTAACCTTTTTGTGCTATCATAAATTCCATAGGGCAGTGTtgtcagttttaaaaatattcccaGTCATTTGAGAAATTACCAAAtgctagagtttggctaatgaaaggaGAGATTAagatcgcccgccaaattttaaaaataatttacacaaatgaaaaaactttaaaattgaaTACTTATAGTAtgggtagatttttttttaatttgacgggTGATTTCTGTCTCTACTTTCTGTATGACTATGTACAATgggaatgatgactaggtttgaatacattgatttttatgaaacattcgggtaaaaagacaatattaactaattaatatgtaaaaaactaagattgactggatgtttgcaaaataaattagattataaaagAATACCTATAGCAGTTCATGTCATATAACTGAACCGCACGACTTCGCCCCCGCGTATTTATACTcaatattgtatacaattaaCTTTTGTATAGTTTGTACTCAGATGTATTTGACTATGAACAGCAAGCAGACTTTTGATGCCTtttttaagatattattttagttCCTCAGATAGCTCATTGATTAtttcaaattggtttagtagttccagaacctattaaatgcaaacaaacatacaaacaaacatacaaacaaacaatcaaatatttcctctttagaatattagaaATCCACTATCTAAGTATCCACAACCATAATCTAATAAAACAGGCTATACCTACTCTTACTTTGAACCTGAGTAGTGATATTTgtattgtgtattttatttattaataaaatacacatgTCCATACGGCCGGGATGGGATTTTTTGAGATAATTATATAGTATAAAAACGGTAAAGTAAAGCTGATAATAAAAGAACATTGTTTACTCAATGCAATGTTTATTAAGTAAGTTCTTCCCGTCACATACAAACGCACCATATACTTAGCATAACAATTTACTGTGGACAATAATAAGGTTttgatggttttttttatattaacggATTTCATATGCAAACCAATCTGTAAGTATATCTATGAATTTAGTCCAGATAATTTTAGAACAGTACAAAATATGGAACAAactatgaatttaaaaatctagAACAAGTACAGAAAGTATGTCGTACTTAAATGTCTTTCTGACGGATTTTATGAAGTTCTGAGTTTCATAAACGTGCTAGTAGGAGCAGGAATTGTTTCGAAAATTATAGGAATTATGCATACTTACAATTAATGAAGTAATAATTGATTTAGCATTCTATCACTACAGACAATCTTTGACATAACAGATAGTTACAAGtatgtgaaaatattttacaaattacacGTATCAATAAAATTCGACAAACTCTAGAATAAGTCAATAATTGAAAAactaatgaaatatatttctaagcTATCCGATAACATCGGAAagtaaattaactataaaattaatatacaaataacaataaatgacgaatataaaaaagaaatcaaacATTTCAACAACCTTTGCATTATTTCATTCAGTAATGTATTAATAGCAACTACGATTCTACAAATTATACTAGGCTATGTATCATTGACTATCATACTcataacaacattttattagtaaatagaAATTACCTAAACTAGACATTCCGTTATGGTATGTGTGCATTAGCAAGCGACTGCATAGCTGATTATGCGTAAAAATGTTTCAATGGCATATAATGTATGGCATGGCAGTTTCTTTGTATGGTTCAAATAGGTTGCTTGGCTTGGCTTGACTTCACTTGACTTGGCTTGGActaatacctacttgtatattAAAGGCTATGGGAAACTTCTATCTTGTGCTTGATCAAAATAAATGCACCCATACGCAAAACGGTAGCGAAGGCAATCCATACAAAAATCTTACTTTTACGTGAATATctagttttaaaattactgaAGCATAAAATACGATAGTACGCGTGAAAAGCGAACTTTAGCTTTAGCGTATAACGCGGGTGCCATTTCAAAAAAGCTtagtaaaaaattatgtaatttacttatttttactaCTAAGTAGATATTATTTCTTGCGCATAAATGGGAAATCCGCTGGTATTGAATTTGCTTAAAACTAAATGGACAGGACTGTGGTATCGAATCATACTTACAGGTGATCTTaaatgctaaaaataataagtctTACATTAAACTAATCCTACTTTCGCATCTTATAGTTATCTTACCTTAATGGACAGATTTGCGTGTAGCGTGTTTTTTATTGCGTGCTTGCGGATGAATGAgagaataattatatttcaagaTTATTAATTTTCGAATTCTTGATAGAATTGGTATGAAAATGTTTCGTTTTGATGTTGTCTTTGGCAACGTAGATACAATGTTCATTGTTTCCGCTCTATTTTTTAATCAAGATAAGCGGCGCTATTGTTGTGGTGGCTATAGTTAATAATACGTGTTCATTACAGAGTGACATCCTTTTGGAACGCgatacctataatataaaatcgtaatattaaaattttacgattttatcaaataagtaggtacgAATAGTAACAAAATAACTAGCTCATGAATCAAGTGTTCATAGAAACAAAGAACATTACGCTTATCGTGGTAGAGTTCAAATCACTGGAGTGTTTCGTGTGTAATTTTCTGTGTtagaaagtaattaaaaatctattcaTAAATAAAGTCGAAAAGAAAATTCACAGAAATTAGGGTAGTTATAGCTGATAGACAAACATAATTAAGAAATAAGGAATGATTAGATTCATAAAAatgtttagttaaaataatattttacttacgAAATATTAACGCGATCTATTCAGATGACGCTTAAGCAGTGTGCAGTTATGCAAGTAGTTGTAAACTTTTGAAcagtaaaatgaatattttccaaTATATCTATCATAAGAATATTTTAGCTAGAAATAGCGCTAACGATTAACATTAGGCTCTACTAGAATAGAAACTACAGTAGGACGTGAGACAAGGGTTCAAGGGAAGTTTGTACAATTTTCTAGAAGGTACTACAAGACTTTGTAACTAGAATTGTCTAGAATATCTTTAAAGATTTCAACATTCTTAGCCTAAACAAGACGCGTAGACATAGGAATGGCAATGAAGGCAGagcaataacatatttttaatttcatacgaTAATTACTGTTTTCTCTCGATGATTAAGGGAGTAATCACGTAATGCGCTAGCAACATTTGTGAGCTTTATTTCATCAtagattaaaaagaataaatccatagatttaaaaaacaattgaaccCGCGAACTTTCAATGTCGATATGGCGCGAGCACATTACGCAGCTACTcctttatatttgtttttt
This window harbors:
- the LOC112048475 gene encoding 40S ribosomal protein S3, with the protein product MAVTNISKKRKFVGDGVFKAELNEFLTRELAEDGYSGVEVRVTPTRSEIIIMATRTQSVLGEKGRRIRELTSVVQKRFNIPEQSVELYAEKVATRGLCAIAQAESLRYKLIGGLAVRRACYGVLRFIMESGARGCEVVVSGKLRGQRAKSMKFVDGLMIHSGDPCNDYVNTATRHVLLRQGVLGIKVKIMLPWDQQGKNGPKKPQPDHILVTEPKDEPVPLEPTSDVRPVAPTPLAAQPVPPVA